The Thermoclostridium stercorarium subsp. stercorarium DSM 8532 genome contains a region encoding:
- a CDS encoding DUF3892 domain-containing protein: protein MGSKIQKVKKNEDGDITAVMLDDGNVYAIDEAIRMAKNGQIEGVIVGRAKNGREYLRSQPNGNPNDNLDNLPLM, encoded by the coding sequence ATGGGCTCAAAAATTCAGAAAGTCAAAAAAAATGAGGACGGCGACATTACAGCCGTCATGCTTGACGACGGAAATGTATATGCCATTGACGAAGCAATCAGGATGGCAAAAAACGGACAGATAGAGGGTGTAATTGTCGGACGCGCCAAGAACGGTCGCGAATATCTGAGAAGCCAGCCCAACGGCAATCCGAATGACAATCTGGACAATCTGCCCCTTATGTAA
- a CDS encoding M48 family metallopeptidase produces the protein MKKSTKTEWVPLEETVPADVFKAEVKAWAERIGVEPKEIHIRPMKRKWASCSQTGRLTFDTELLRQPAGFRAEVIVHELLHLKVPNHGPLFKALLKAYLGEKN, from the coding sequence TTGAAAAAAAGTACCAAAACGGAATGGGTACCGTTGGAGGAGACAGTGCCTGCGGATGTGTTCAAGGCGGAGGTGAAAGCGTGGGCGGAAAGGATTGGGGTGGAACCTAAGGAGATACATATCCGTCCGATGAAGCGTAAATGGGCCAGCTGTTCACAGACGGGCAGGCTGACGTTTGATACCGAATTATTGCGTCAGCCTGCCGGTTTCAGGGCAGAGGTGATTGTTCATGAACTCCTGCATCTTAAAGTGCCAAACCATGGCCCTCTGTTTAAAGCCCTTCTGAAAGCGTATTTGGGTGAAAAAAATTAA